A window of Saccopteryx leptura isolate mSacLep1 chromosome 5, mSacLep1_pri_phased_curated, whole genome shotgun sequence contains these coding sequences:
- the NKX1-1 gene encoding NK1 transcription factor-related protein 1: MSASGPAAPGDGPALPPPPPGPGPGPAPPAPAAAAARDVMDGRAEMPAFPRAGAPPLAASDTVPAAPEGAGAARPAPPPRPTSFSVLDILDPNKFNSRRRRCVLLGPVAPAACVPAPCAPVPTAPGRPPRAEELERRALTAAGGAGAATGAEPQQAGGPYQADEAEANGYSSGGGRSPSADSGDEAPDDDDDDDEDEAPEAGTERRAEEARGGGGGLAARGSGCPSAAEAEPVPGTVDEAAAPGARGNSPGVPGPPGASAAAPGGAGTTPQGAAAASKPKRKRTGSDSKSGKPRRARTAFTYEQLVALENKFKATRYLSVCERLNLALSLSLTETQVKIWFQNRRTKWKKQNPGADTSAPTGGGGGPGPGAGPGAGLPGGLSPLSPSPPMGAPLTMHGPAGYPAHGPGGLVCAAQLPFLSSPAVLSPFVLGSQTYGAPAFYAPHL; encoded by the exons ATGAGCGCCAGCGGCCCGGCGGCTCCCGGGGACGGCCCGgctctgccgccgccgccgcccggacCCGGCCCGGGGCCCGCACCGCCtgcgcccgccgccgccgccgcccgggaCGTCATGGACGGGCGCGCGGAGATGCCAGCTTTTCCCCGGGCCGGAGCCCCGCCGCTAGCTGCCAGCGACACGGTGCCCGCGGCGCCCGAGGGAGCAGGGGCGGCCCGCCCTGCCCCGCCACCGCGCCCCACATCCTTCTCGGTGCTGGACATCCTGGACCCCAACAAGTTCAACAGCAGAAGACGCCGCTGCGTGCTGCTCGGCCCCGTGGCGCCCGCCGCGTGCGTCCCGGCCCCGTGCGCCCCTGTCCCTACCGCCCCGGGGCGCCCGCCGCGCGCAGAGGAGCTGGAGCGCCGCGCCCTCACCGCCGCCGGAGGAGCTGGAGCCGCCACCGGAGCTGAGCCACAGC AGGCCGGCGGTCCCTACCAGGCGGACGAGGCCGAAGCCAACGGCTACAGCAGCGGCGGCGGCCGCAGCCCGAGCGCGGACAGTGGGGACGAGGCGCCGGACGACGACGACGACGACGACGAGGACGAGGCGCCCGAGGCGGGGACGGAGCGCCGCGCGGAGGAGGCGCGTGGAGGCGGCGGCGGCCTCGCGGCCCGCGGGTCGGGCTGCCCGAGCGCGGCCGAGGCCGAGCCTGTCCCCGGCACCGTGGACGAGGCCGCGGCGCCTGGCGCTCGCGGGAACTCGCCCGGAGTCCCTGGCCCGCCGGGAGCCTCGGCCGCGGCGCCGGGGGGCGCGGGGACCACCCCGCAGGGCGCGGCGGCGGCCTCCAAGCCCAAGCGCAAGCGCACGGGCTCCGACTCCAAGTCCGGGAAGCCGCGGCGCGCGCGCACCGCCTTCACCTACGAGCAGCTCGTGGCGCTGGAAAACAAGTTCAAGGCCACGCGCTACCTGTCGGTGTGCGAGCGCCTCAACCTGGCCTTGTCGCTGAGCCTCACCGAGACGCAGGTGAAGATCTGGTTCCAGAACCGCCGCACCAAGTGGAAGAAGCAGAACCCGGGCGCCGACACGAGCGCCCCGACCGGCGGCGGCGGGGGACCCGGGCCGGGCGCGGGGCCGGGCGCGGGGCTGCCCGGCGGCCTCAGCCCGCTCAGTCCGTCGCCGCCCATGGGCGCGCCGCTCACCATGCACGGCCCGGCGGGGTACCCGGCGCACGGCCCGGGCGGCCTGGTGTGCGCCGCGCAGCTGCCCTTCCTGTCGAGCCCCGCCGTGCTCTCGCCCTTCGTGCTGGGCTCGCAGACCTACGGCGCGCCCGCCTTCTACGCGCCGCACCTCTGA